The DNA window cataaaacatatcACCTTTCTTACACTTATTAGTCATTCTGGAACTACAGTTACAGATTTGTTTGTATATCAGGTGTGTGCCAGTGAGTCAACAGCCATATTGTGGCAAGGtcaaataaagttttgattATATCGAGACCTTTTCTCCCTGACGAACAAATAACAACATGTAACGTAAAAAATCAGCCGTTTGCTTCTTCTTACAAATCTGGTTTCACAAAAAGTCCAAGCAGCAACTTCTCAGGTTACTTGATTAGTACACACGTGTCTGTACGTGATGTAAGTAACACAACAACCAGATCTGGGGTAAACGTAACTGTATGGAAAGGTGAAAATCTCTGTGACAGCATTTGTGGTGTTCGGCCTGTGGAGAAACTGTTTTGGCCGGGGCAGCACCTGTCAAAGCAAGTTTTTCAACCGGAGCACATGACACGGGCACAGGCAGCCACTTAAAGATACAATATCTTTTTACGCATGGCCCAAATACTCAGCCAACCGCCTTCCTCCTTCGTCCTTCCCCTCATTTCTGTCTCTAAGTCAGCTAAAAGAaatgtgtaaacaggaagcctAAGTCCTCTGTAGATAAAGTCATTACAAAAAATACATGACTACAGGACACTCCTGCTGATCAAATGTTAAAGGGCTAGAATTGATCTTATTCTGAATTAGGAGCATTAAATAACACCATTTACAGCATTTAGGTAATGActccctttgtttttaaaaatgcgtgaaaaacaggaaagatggcaagaaaataaaaaacacgtAGACACCCTGAAGTGTGCTGCAGCCCATGGGTGCTTCAGTTTTTTATCTTTGCCATATTTTAGCTACACTAATAAAGGTTGTGTAGTTGTTCCACAGAGTGCCTTTGTGCCCTGTGTCTTTCTTTATTCAAACAGAGCTTTGATAATAGatttttagagtttattttaATAGGTTTTAAACTGGTGAAGCGTTTTAATTAAGGTTGCAGTTGAACTTTTATCAGTGTTGAGACTCTCATACTGTAAATGCTGCTTAGAATTGTTCTTTATGTACATTCACATGTTGACATAACATTATCAAAATGATTAACActgctagagagagagagagagagagagagagagagagagagagagatacgtATAGTGTCAGTGTCAGTTACTGTACAATAACTGACTAACTGAAAAAATTGTGACTcgttatttattatattaatagATTACTTTGCCTCAGTGAAAttaattttgtgtctttttctgtcctttAGTCGAAGGAAAGTCCTCACATAACGCAACACAATGGCAGGTAAATAATACATGTttgattcaaatgatttttcatTAATGAAGATTTGCTGGTTTGTAAATTATTTATCAGCTGAAATGCTGTTGTTTCTTGGACTCTACCTCCCTCTTGTGATGGTCTTTGAGAATACAGTGACTGTCTTCATGTTACATTTAAAGATACTGTACTTACATATGTTATATCATTTAtactgagaaataaatgaaaatatcacatttcatTAGCAACACGATTATTTCTTATGACACAGTATTCATTCAAAATGCAATATTTGTAAAAAAGTAAGTATGATATAGTTTATAAAATAGTCAGAAGTCAgtattctgtgttttcattatctaaaaatctaaatatattaCATCCATCTAATACTGTTGACATTTATTTGATCTTTATGTAACTCAAACTGCTCCTCTAGTTTCATGCTAGCAGTTACTTAGGGGACaactgttgccatggcaacactgTTTGAGTTATAGCACAGACAGTCAGAACAGCTGAGTCCTGCTACTAAAACACATGGGGAATACTTGCACCACTGATTCGACATCTCACCATCGAGATGGTTTGTTTCAAAAGAGACTTTCCTCATTTATTCACTAAACCTGGTTTGTCTACGTTGTTTGATTCAACCTCTCACGTGTATGTGCTCGTTTCAGACAAAATTAAAGATGCCAAGATCATCTTTGTTGTGGGTGAGTACACATTACATGAGCTTtgtctcagatttttttttagcagcAGCACATTTAACCACTAAACTAACACTTCCTGTTCGTCTTCTTCAGGTGGGCCTGGCTCTGGAAAGGGCACCCAGTGTGAGAAGATAGTGGTAAAGTACGGCTACACCCACCTGTCGTCTGGCGATCTGCTCCGTGCTGAGGTGGCTTCTGGCTCTGAGAGGGGCAAGCAGCTCCAGGCCATCATGCAGAAGGGAGAGCTTGTGCCCCTGGTAAGAGAGGAACCGACTCCATAGTTTGATCATTtttcaaaaagtatttttagcTACTTGTACTGATAAATCAAATGGTTGTGCAGCACCAAACAGAATTTGTGTGATACCTTGGTGAGGGCTGGTGATGATATTCCGGGCCTACTTGCAGGACACAGTTTTGGACATGATCAAGGACGCCATGATCGCCAAGGCTGACGTCTCCAAGGGCTTCCTTATCGATGGCTACCCCCGTGAGGTGAAACAGGGCGAGGAGTTTGAGAAGAAGGTAAGAGGAGGGCGTGAGTCAGTCTGTAATTCATCCCTGCatgaaaggaaagaaacaagCATAAATGAGTCAACTGTTTGGATTCCCAGATCGGAAAaccctgcctgctgctgtacgTCGACGCCAAAGCAGAGACGATGGTCAAGAGGCTCATGAAGCGCGGCGAGACCAGCGGCCGCTCTGACGACAATGAGGAGACCATCAAGAAGCGTCTGGACCTGTACTACAAAGCGACAGAGCCCGTTATTGCCTTTTACGAGGGCCGCGGTATCGTGAGGAAGGTGAGTGCGGCTGCCATTCtactgtgaaaaataaaacaatgtgtaaAATCTGACATACACTGTTCTATTTATATATCTGTTCTTGTTTCGCCTCAGGTTGACTCTGAGCTGCCAGTGGACGACGTCTTCGGCCAAGTGTCAAAGGCTATTGATGCACTGAAGTAAAACAACGTGACTAGATGAGCTGTGTCTggatgttgttttattctttttattctcaCTGTGTCAAAACCATGAGGACAAAACATGAACAACAACAAGAGTAACACAACAGAGGGGTGAAAAGATGCCTTAACTCCACTTCTACTCCAGCAATAACAATCTACAACTTTAAATTACACAACAATGATTCCGCTCAAAGGTGCATTTAGaaaatccatttgtttttttcataaaagTTGTGACGTCTCGTGCACAGGAGGTCAAACGTCTCCTGACCTTTAAGTTGCTCTTTGTGGAGCAAACACGcagtttttttcctgtcttCTCTCGTCGAGAGTCAAGAGATCATGGGAAAATAACTGTGATTATCCCGTTGAGCATTGGCAGCCACTGTGGATGACATGAATTTCTACTGACCCAGTATTTAAAGCGCATAAACATTGTAGTTTTTCATGAAGATGTACATGTGTAACTATAAAGTGGTGtatgtaaaagaagaaaattaaaatatagGAAGAACACGTCAGATTTGAtttgttaatttatttccaGTGACGTGCAATCGACTGCATATTACTGACAATGTGAGCAACAGTGAACAATGACATACTtaaccctgacacacacacacacactcacacgcacacacacacacgtaaacagcCCTTCCAAGTTGATAAAAGGAAacgtttttcttttcagaaatCATGTAGACACAACAGGATGCAGGATaggctgctgcagctttagTTCATCACGGTCACAACTCCTCCAGGTTTTCCTTTACCTCTCACCTTCCTCatacccacacagacacacacgcacacacgcacacacacacacttccagctGGCCAAGCAAACAGTGCAACAGGTATCCGGACTACCCTCCAAGGGGAGCTCTGATCATGACTGTGCGCTGTcgggatgaggaagaggaaaaacgGCTTCTGAGGAATAGGGGACAGGATGTGTCTGTCGGAAAGTCAATCAAGAAAAGGCGTCTGTAAGCACTTTCATGAAGTCATCGAGGATGCTGTCGGAATGCTAGGAATGCTGCTCTTACCTAATAAAGGTACAAAACAAAGGTGGAAGAAAGGTGGTGGCGGATGGAACCCAGCACGTACAGCAGAGACATGTGAGACACACTGTGAGTGTGTCACTGTGCACTAAAAGGATCAAACCCCTAAGAAGCTTATTTGAAGGACCACCGCTCGATGTGGCAAGTACAGAACATTGGAGCAGACAAGACAGCTGGCAATTTACttagtttaacatttttaaattcagagGCCCTCCAGTGGTAGGATAAAAAAAATAGCACCAGAAATATTTGATATTAATACTCATCTCAACCTGAGCCAACTCAGGCACTTAATCAAAACCCTTCAACACAGGAAGGGATGtgcaaaacatatttatttttggtttccTCAAATAAAGTGCCGCaccttcatttcttttcaaCCCGCTTGCAGAAGTAATGGTTAAGTCCTTTAAACCTACTTGATGATTATTCAGATGGTTTAATAATCAAGTGGCACATCTACAAACGTGACTTTCTGTGTGAGGCTTCCTGCAGATGAACCTAAAGAATGTGTGCGCTCTGTATAATCGTgggctcttactgctgctgcgGCAG is part of the Paralichthys olivaceus isolate ysfri-2021 chromosome 18, ASM2471397v2, whole genome shotgun sequence genome and encodes:
- the ak1 gene encoding adenylate kinase isoenzyme 1, whose protein sequence is MADKIKDAKIIFVVGGPGSGKGTQCEKIVVKYGYTHLSSGDLLRAEVASGSERGKQLQAIMQKGELVPLDTVLDMIKDAMIAKADVSKGFLIDGYPREVKQGEEFEKKIGKPCLLLYVDAKAETMVKRLMKRGETSGRSDDNEETIKKRLDLYYKATEPVIAFYEGRGIVRKVDSELPVDDVFGQVSKAIDALK